The proteins below come from a single Aegilops tauschii subsp. strangulata cultivar AL8/78 chromosome 6, Aet v6.0, whole genome shotgun sequence genomic window:
- the LOC141026299 gene encoding agamous-like MADS-box protein AGL80 yields MARKKVTLQYIANDSTRRGTFKKRLRGLMKKAGELAILCDVKTCVLVYGEGEPVPEVFPSHAKAAAILTRFRSMPELGQCKNKMNQAGFLTQRIDKLRDQVDKSRRECRDREIKVLLHRAMLGALPGLAGLTIEELTSVGWKVDVLLRSIGERIDKIHSLSMQAPPPAAYQLTTGSSSMEDHLGSPPSLYQVQAPPQQQQQEGWPDMVPRPGEDLGTQLLYGGYTTGGHDGASFSSSSGDMNMMMMQPFDLGFGLSHFPPM; encoded by the coding sequence ATGGCTCGCAAGAAGGTGACCCTCCAGTACATCGCCAACGACTCCACCCGGCGCGGCACCTTCAAGAAGCGCCTCAGGGGCCTGATGAAGAAGGCGGGCGAGCTGGCCATCCTCTGTGACGTCAAGACCTGCGTGCTCGTCTACGGCGAGGGCGAGCCGGTGCCGGAGGTCTTCCCCTCCCACGCCAAGGCGGCCGCCATCCTCACCCGGTTCCGGAGCATGCCGGAGCTGGGCCAGTGCAAGAACAAGATGAACCAGGCGGGCTTCCTCACCCAGCGCATCGACAAGCTCCGCGACCAGGTCGACAAGTCCCGCCGCGAGTGCCGCGACCGCGAGATCAAGGTCCTCCTGCACAGGGCCATGCTCGGCGCCCTCCCGGGCCTCGCCGGCCTCACCATCGAGGAGCTCACCAGCGTCGGATGGAAGGTGGATGTGCTCCTCAGGAGCATCGGCGAACGCATCGACAAAATCCATTCCCTTTCCATGCAGGCGCCGCCGCCAGCTGCATACCAGCTCACCACCGGCAGCAGCAGCATGGAGGATCACTTGGGGTCTCCGCCGTCTCTGTACCAGGTCCAGGCACCACCGCAGCAACAACAGCAGGAGGGCTGGCCTGACATGGTGCCCCGGCCCGGAGAAGATCTCGGCACGCAGCTGCTCTACGGTGGCTATACCACCGGTGGCCACGACGGCGCCAGCTTCTCCTCCTCCAGCGGCGAtatgaatatgatgatgatgcAGCCCTTCGATCTGGGCTTTGGTTTGAGCCATTTCCCTCCCATGTAA